A genomic window from Punica granatum isolate Tunisia-2019 chromosome 2, ASM765513v2, whole genome shotgun sequence includes:
- the LOC116193596 gene encoding uncharacterized protein LOC116193596 isoform X1, which produces MQDSLAQQVNLVIPLMLHQKRTLRYNPLVLPLILLHKMTHMSNLLILPLMLLSKRSLLPPFYAPPVRTGIQELKSHLHQHFEMKDLGPLSYFLGLEVTCGKDGYYLSQIKYASDLLSRAQFTDSKVTSRLLDYNVELTPANGILLSTISWLKVSCI; this is translated from the exons ATGCAGGACAGTCTGGCTCAACAGGTGAACTTGGTCATCCCATTGATGTTGCACCAAAAGAGGACCCTCAGGTACAACCCCCTGGTTCTTCCATTGATACTACTTCACAAGATGACCCACATGTCCAATCTCTTAATCCTTCCATTGATGCTACTTAGCAAGAGGTCCCTCTTACCACCCTTCTATGCTCCGCCGGTCAGAACGG GAATTCAAGAGCTCAAGTCTCATTTACATCAGCATTTTGAGATGAAGGATTTGGGCCCTCTAAGTTATTTCTTAGGCCTGGAGGTGACTTGTGGCAAGGATGGATATTACTTGTCCCAAATTAAGTATGCTTCTGATTTGTTGTCGAGAGCACAGTTCACAGATAGCAAAGTCACATCCAGGCTTCTGGATTATAATGTCGAGCTTACTCCTGCTAATGGTATCCTACTCTCTACCATCAGCTGGTTGAAGGTCTCATGTATTTGA
- the LOC116193596 gene encoding uncharacterized protein LOC116193596 isoform X2, producing MQDSLAQQVNLVIPLMLHQKRTLRIITRDDVAGIQELKSHLHQHFEMKDLGPLSYFLGLEVTCGKDGYYLSQIKYASDLLSRAQFTDSKVTSRLLDYNVELTPANGILLSTISWLKVSCI from the exons ATGCAGGACAGTCTGGCTCAACAGGTGAACTTGGTCATCCCATTGATGTTGCACCAAAAGAGGACCCTCAG GATTATCACAAGAGATGATGTTGCAGGAATTCAAGAGCTCAAGTCTCATTTACATCAGCATTTTGAGATGAAGGATTTGGGCCCTCTAAGTTATTTCTTAGGCCTGGAGGTGACTTGTGGCAAGGATGGATATTACTTGTCCCAAATTAAGTATGCTTCTGATTTGTTGTCGAGAGCACAGTTCACAGATAGCAAAGTCACATCCAGGCTTCTGGATTATAATGTCGAGCTTACTCCTGCTAATGGTATCCTACTCTCTACCATCAGCTGGTTGAAGGTCTCATGTATTTGA